The following nucleotide sequence is from Betaproteobacteria bacterium.
GAACTGCTCACGCGCTCCGGACTTGCCGCCAGCGAAGTCCACGAGTTCCACTTCCGCATCGGTCGCGGCTGCGGACAGTGTCGCGGAACCGGATACCGCGGCCGCAAGGCGATCGCGGAGATCATGGTGCTCACGGACGAACTGCGCGAGCTCATCGCCGGCAGAAGTCCCATCCGCGAACTGAAGGAAGTGGCGCGCCGGTCGGGCACGCGCTTTCTGCGGGACAGCGCACTCGAACTGGTGAGCCTGGGAGAGACGAGCCTGCAGGAGATCAATCGTGTCACCTTCGTGGCGTGATCGCGTAGGGGTGTCGCTCGCACCGGGACGGGTCGGGCTGCTGCGCTTCGCGCGCGGCTGGCAGCCGCAGCTCGCGGCAAGCGAAGTCGCGGCGGAGGAGACCGAGGGCGAGGATGCCTCGGGGAGCGGGGCCATCCGTCTCCTCGCGTCGCTGCTCGCTGCAGGCCCGAGGCGGGGGGATGTCTCGGTGACCGTG
It contains:
- the tadA gene encoding Flp pilus assembly complex ATPase component TadA, producing MVGEIRDPETAQIAVQAALTGHLVFTTVHANNVFDVIGRFMHMGVDPYSFVSALNGIVAQRLVRVLCTACRIDDAPDAELLTRSGLAASEVHEFHFRIGRGCGQCRGTGYRGRKAIAEIMVLTDELRELIAGRSPIRELKEVARRSGTRFLRDSALELVSLGETSLQEINRVTFVA